A region from the Arachis ipaensis cultivar K30076 chromosome B01, Araip1.1, whole genome shotgun sequence genome encodes:
- the LOC107625440 gene encoding uncharacterized protein LOC107625440, whose product MAMIMSEVNHQRIKTNGIWLHIAEQGTGPLVLLLHGFPEIWYSWRHQLKYLANHGYHAVAPDLRGYGDSDSPISPSSYTFMHVVGDLLGLIDHFGEQQALVVGDDWGANIGWHMSLFRPDRVKGFVAIGVPYFPRIPTIKTVEAIRMAYGDNTHISQFQEPGRAERAFARYDCLTVMKKFMLATWTEFLAAPPGMEIIDFLPTPSALPSWITEEELMVFADKFQESGFTGAFNYYRAMDLNWELLAPWEGSKITVPTKFIAGERDFGFRSSGGTKDYVEGDLFKSLVPNLEVVIMDGHHFIHQEKAQQVSDEILSFIRKLSSD is encoded by the exons ATGGCCATGATCATGAGTGAAGTGAATCACCAAAGAATCAAAACCAACGGGATATGGTTGCACATAGCAGAGCAAGGAACAGGACCACTGGTTCTGCTGCTTCATGGCTTTCCAGAGATATGGTATTCATGGCGCCACCAGCTCAAATACTTGGCCAACCATGGTTATCATGCAGTAGCACCTGATCTAAGAGGATATGGTGATTCAGATTCTCCTATCAGCCCCAGTTCCTACACTTTTATGCACGTAGTTGGTGACCTTTTAGGCCTCATTGACCACTTTGGGGAACAACAG GCACTTGTTGTTGGAGATGATTGGGGAGCAAACATTGGTTGGCACATGAGTCTCTTTAGGCCTGATAGAGTTAAGGGATTTGTTGCTATAGGCGTTCCTTACTTCCCAAGGATTCCAACTATTAAAACCGTTGAAGCTATCAGAATGGCATATGGTGATAATACTCATATCTCCCAGTTCCAG GAACCGGGTCGAGCAGAGAGAGCCTTCGCAAGATATGATTGTTTGACAGTGATGAAGAAGTTCATGTTAGCGACTTGGACCGAATTTCTAGCAGCTCCTCCTGGCATGGAGATTATTGATTTCTTGCCAACACCTTCCGCTTTGCCATCTTGGATAACTGAAGAGGAACTCATGGTCTTTGCTGACAAATTTCAAGAGTCTGGTTTTACTGGTGCATTCAACTATTACCGTGCAATGGACCT AAACTGGGAGCTTCTTGCACCATGGGAGGGATCAAAGATTACAGTTCCAACAAAGTTCATTGCTGGAGAGAGAGACTTTGGTTTCAGAAGTAGTGGGGGTACAAAGGATTATGTCGAAGGAGACTTGTTTAAGAGTCTCGTTCCAAATCTGGAAGTAGTTATAATGGATGGCCACCATTTTATACATCAGGAGAAAGCTCAACAAGTTTCTGATGAAATCCTCTCATTCATCCGCAAATTATCTTCGGATTAA
- the LOC107625427 gene encoding uncharacterized protein LOC107625427 isoform X1 — protein MPRHPTTLRVFCVGTLDTKFHELRFLSNSLRSNLQRFSTHLSSKLQVEVVVVDVSAGPEEPKSIQDFTFVSRSEVLSCCGGSNAYESDRGKAVARMCQGLEQFLKNSQNDKEGVAVAGVIGIGGSGGTSILSSPFRSLPIGVPKVIVSTVASGQTEPYVGTSDLVLFPSIVDIAGVNSVSKVILSNAAAAFAGMVVGRAIQSLEDSSSVGDKPTVGITMFGVTTPCVDAVKDRLNKEGYESLVFHATGVGGRAMENLVREGFIQGVFDITTTEVADYIVGGVMACDSSRFDAISEKKVPLVLSVGALDMVNFGAKDTIPQEFQQRNIYEHNKQVSLMRTTVEENKKFAEFIANKLNNSSSKIRVCLPEKGISALDAPGKPFHDPKATGTLLHELQRLVQTNDDCQVKVYPHHINDLEFANALVDAFLEINESSTKDSTHKQVASPESIDHFRKDDDASNASSFRNIGYAPSEFPDAKPETLEKTRFILQQLKSQIDKGIPIIGAGAGTGISAKFEEAGGVDLIVLYNSGRFRMAGRGSLAGLLPFADANAVVLDMANEVLPVVKKVPVLAGVCATDPFRRMDFFLKQVESTGFSGVQNFPTVGLFDGNFRQNLEETGMGYSLEVEMIQKGHKMGLLTTPYAFNQHEAAEMAKVGADIIVAHMGLTTTGSIGAKTAVSLEESVVRVQAIADAAHRINPNAIVLCHGGPISGPKEAEFILKRTKGVHGFYGASSMERLPVEQAITSTVKEYKAISIS, from the exons ATGCCGCGCCATCCAACCACCCTTCGAGTCTTCTGCGTCGGAACCCTCGACACCAAGTTCCACGAGCTCCGCTTCCTCTCCAACTCTCTCCGTTCCAATCTCCAACGCTTCTCCACTCACCTTTCCTCCAAG TTACAGGTagaggtggtggttgttgatgtCTCTGCTGGTCCAGAGGAACCAAAGAGCATCCAAGATTTCACATTCGTTTCCAGGAGCGAAGTTCTCTCTTGCTGTGGTGGATCAAACGCGTATGAATCGGACAGAGGTAAGGCCGTTGCGAGGATGTGCCAAGGACTTGAGCAGTTCTTGAAGAACTCTCAAAACGACAAGGAGGGTGTTGCCGTTGCAGGCGTCATTGGAATTGGGGGCAGTGGAGGGACATCAATACTTTCTTCTCCCTTCAG GTCCCTTCCAATTGGTGTCCCTAAGGTTATTGTGTCAACCGTGGCCAGTGGTCAAACTGAACCTTATGTTGGGACATCGGATTTGGTGTTGTTTCCTTCCATTGTGGACATTGCTGGAGTTAATAGTGTTAGCAAGGTAATATTGTCCAATGCAGCTGCTGCTTTCGCTGGAATGGTTGTTGGAAGAGCTATTCAGAGCTTAGAAGATTCGTCTTCTGTGGGAGATAAGCCTACTGTTGGTATAACTATGTTTGGGGTTACTACTCCATGTGTCGATGCTGTTAAAGATAGGTTGAATAAGGAAGGTTATGAGAGCCTTGTTTTCCATGCAACTGGGGTTGGTGGCAGGGCTATGGAGAATTTGGTTAGAGAGGGATTTATACAG GGTGTTTTTGACATCACAACAACAGAAGTAGCAGACTACATAGTTGGAGGCGTAATGGCATGCGACAGTTCTCGCTTTGATGCCATTTCAGAGAAGAAAGTCCCCCTAGTTCTAAGTGTCGGAGCATTAGACATGGTGAACTTTGGTGCGAAAGATACCATACCTCAGGAATTTCAGCAGAGAAATATATATGAGCATAATAAGCAG GTTTCACTCATGCGAACAACTGTAGAGGAGAACAAAAAGTTTGCTGAATTCATTGCAAATAAACTGAACAATTCATCATCTAAAATCCGTGTTTGCCTCCCAGAAAAGGGTATATCTGCTTTAGATGCACCAGGGAAGCCTTTTCATGACCCAAAGGCAACGGGTACTCTTCTTCATGAACTACAAAGGCTTGTTCAGACAAATGATGATTGTCAG GTAAAAGTGTATCCCCATCATATTAATGACCTTGAGTTTGCAAATGCATTAGTTGATGCATTTTTGGAGATTAATGAGAGCTCTACTAAAGATTCTACTCATAAACAAGTAGCCAGTCCTGAATCCATTGATCACTTTCGTAAAGATGATGATGCTTCAAATGCATCAAGTTTTAGGAACATTGGCTATGCGCCTAGTGAATTCCCAGATGCAAAACCAG AAACTTTGGAGAAAACACGCTTTATATTGCAGCAATTAAAATCTCAAATAGATAAAGGAATACCTATAATCGGAGCTGGTGCTGGGACAGGCATATCTGCCAAGTTTGAAGAAGCTGGAGGTGTTGATCTGATAGTGCTGTACAACTCAGGGCGCTTCCGGATGGCAGGGAGAGGCTCATTAGCTGGGCTTTTACCTTTCGCCGATGCTAATGCTGTTGTGCTTGACATGGCTAATGAAGTTTTGCCA GTGGTAAAGAAGGTACCGGTTCTTGCTGGAGTTTGTGCAACTGATCCTTTCCGTCGAATGGATTTCTTCCTTAAACAGGTGGAGTCTACTGGATTTTCTGGGGTGCAAAATTTTCCAACAGTTGGATTATTCGATGGAAATTTCAGACAAAATCTTGAAGAAACCGGAATGGGATATAG CTTGGAAGTTGAGATGATCCAAAAAGGTCATAAAATGGGTCTCTTGACAACCCCATATGCATTCAATCAACATGAAGCTGCGGAAATGGCTAAAGTTGGTGCTGATATTATAGTGGCCCATATGGGTCTAACTACAACGGGTTCAATCGGTGCAAAAACTGCTGTTTCACTGGAGGAAAGTGTGGTTCGTGTACAAGCTATTGCAGATGCTGCACATAGGATCAATCCCAACGCAATTGTGCTGTGCCATGGAG GTCCAATATCAGGTCCAAAGGAAGCAGAATTCATATTAAAGAGAACCAAGGGAGTCCATGGATTTTATGGCGCATCGAGCATGGAAAGACTACCGGTGGAACAGGCTATCACAAGTACAGTCAAAGAGTACAAAGCAATTTCCATTAGCTGA
- the LOC107625427 gene encoding uncharacterized protein LOC107625427 isoform X2 — protein sequence MPRHPTTLRVFCVGTLDTKFHELRFLSNSLRSNLQRFSTHLSSKVEVVVVDVSAGPEEPKSIQDFTFVSRSEVLSCCGGSNAYESDRGKAVARMCQGLEQFLKNSQNDKEGVAVAGVIGIGGSGGTSILSSPFRSLPIGVPKVIVSTVASGQTEPYVGTSDLVLFPSIVDIAGVNSVSKVILSNAAAAFAGMVVGRAIQSLEDSSSVGDKPTVGITMFGVTTPCVDAVKDRLNKEGYESLVFHATGVGGRAMENLVREGFIQGVFDITTTEVADYIVGGVMACDSSRFDAISEKKVPLVLSVGALDMVNFGAKDTIPQEFQQRNIYEHNKQVSLMRTTVEENKKFAEFIANKLNNSSSKIRVCLPEKGISALDAPGKPFHDPKATGTLLHELQRLVQTNDDCQVKVYPHHINDLEFANALVDAFLEINESSTKDSTHKQVASPESIDHFRKDDDASNASSFRNIGYAPSEFPDAKPETLEKTRFILQQLKSQIDKGIPIIGAGAGTGISAKFEEAGGVDLIVLYNSGRFRMAGRGSLAGLLPFADANAVVLDMANEVLPVVKKVPVLAGVCATDPFRRMDFFLKQVESTGFSGVQNFPTVGLFDGNFRQNLEETGMGYSLEVEMIQKGHKMGLLTTPYAFNQHEAAEMAKVGADIIVAHMGLTTTGSIGAKTAVSLEESVVRVQAIADAAHRINPNAIVLCHGGPISGPKEAEFILKRTKGVHGFYGASSMERLPVEQAITSTVKEYKAISIS from the exons ATGCCGCGCCATCCAACCACCCTTCGAGTCTTCTGCGTCGGAACCCTCGACACCAAGTTCCACGAGCTCCGCTTCCTCTCCAACTCTCTCCGTTCCAATCTCCAACGCTTCTCCACTCACCTTTCCTCCAAG GTagaggtggtggttgttgatgtCTCTGCTGGTCCAGAGGAACCAAAGAGCATCCAAGATTTCACATTCGTTTCCAGGAGCGAAGTTCTCTCTTGCTGTGGTGGATCAAACGCGTATGAATCGGACAGAGGTAAGGCCGTTGCGAGGATGTGCCAAGGACTTGAGCAGTTCTTGAAGAACTCTCAAAACGACAAGGAGGGTGTTGCCGTTGCAGGCGTCATTGGAATTGGGGGCAGTGGAGGGACATCAATACTTTCTTCTCCCTTCAG GTCCCTTCCAATTGGTGTCCCTAAGGTTATTGTGTCAACCGTGGCCAGTGGTCAAACTGAACCTTATGTTGGGACATCGGATTTGGTGTTGTTTCCTTCCATTGTGGACATTGCTGGAGTTAATAGTGTTAGCAAGGTAATATTGTCCAATGCAGCTGCTGCTTTCGCTGGAATGGTTGTTGGAAGAGCTATTCAGAGCTTAGAAGATTCGTCTTCTGTGGGAGATAAGCCTACTGTTGGTATAACTATGTTTGGGGTTACTACTCCATGTGTCGATGCTGTTAAAGATAGGTTGAATAAGGAAGGTTATGAGAGCCTTGTTTTCCATGCAACTGGGGTTGGTGGCAGGGCTATGGAGAATTTGGTTAGAGAGGGATTTATACAG GGTGTTTTTGACATCACAACAACAGAAGTAGCAGACTACATAGTTGGAGGCGTAATGGCATGCGACAGTTCTCGCTTTGATGCCATTTCAGAGAAGAAAGTCCCCCTAGTTCTAAGTGTCGGAGCATTAGACATGGTGAACTTTGGTGCGAAAGATACCATACCTCAGGAATTTCAGCAGAGAAATATATATGAGCATAATAAGCAG GTTTCACTCATGCGAACAACTGTAGAGGAGAACAAAAAGTTTGCTGAATTCATTGCAAATAAACTGAACAATTCATCATCTAAAATCCGTGTTTGCCTCCCAGAAAAGGGTATATCTGCTTTAGATGCACCAGGGAAGCCTTTTCATGACCCAAAGGCAACGGGTACTCTTCTTCATGAACTACAAAGGCTTGTTCAGACAAATGATGATTGTCAG GTAAAAGTGTATCCCCATCATATTAATGACCTTGAGTTTGCAAATGCATTAGTTGATGCATTTTTGGAGATTAATGAGAGCTCTACTAAAGATTCTACTCATAAACAAGTAGCCAGTCCTGAATCCATTGATCACTTTCGTAAAGATGATGATGCTTCAAATGCATCAAGTTTTAGGAACATTGGCTATGCGCCTAGTGAATTCCCAGATGCAAAACCAG AAACTTTGGAGAAAACACGCTTTATATTGCAGCAATTAAAATCTCAAATAGATAAAGGAATACCTATAATCGGAGCTGGTGCTGGGACAGGCATATCTGCCAAGTTTGAAGAAGCTGGAGGTGTTGATCTGATAGTGCTGTACAACTCAGGGCGCTTCCGGATGGCAGGGAGAGGCTCATTAGCTGGGCTTTTACCTTTCGCCGATGCTAATGCTGTTGTGCTTGACATGGCTAATGAAGTTTTGCCA GTGGTAAAGAAGGTACCGGTTCTTGCTGGAGTTTGTGCAACTGATCCTTTCCGTCGAATGGATTTCTTCCTTAAACAGGTGGAGTCTACTGGATTTTCTGGGGTGCAAAATTTTCCAACAGTTGGATTATTCGATGGAAATTTCAGACAAAATCTTGAAGAAACCGGAATGGGATATAG CTTGGAAGTTGAGATGATCCAAAAAGGTCATAAAATGGGTCTCTTGACAACCCCATATGCATTCAATCAACATGAAGCTGCGGAAATGGCTAAAGTTGGTGCTGATATTATAGTGGCCCATATGGGTCTAACTACAACGGGTTCAATCGGTGCAAAAACTGCTGTTTCACTGGAGGAAAGTGTGGTTCGTGTACAAGCTATTGCAGATGCTGCACATAGGATCAATCCCAACGCAATTGTGCTGTGCCATGGAG GTCCAATATCAGGTCCAAAGGAAGCAGAATTCATATTAAAGAGAACCAAGGGAGTCCATGGATTTTATGGCGCATCGAGCATGGAAAGACTACCGGTGGAACAGGCTATCACAAGTACAGTCAAAGAGTACAAAGCAATTTCCATTAGCTGA
- the LOC110265255 gene encoding serine/threonine-protein phosphatase 7 long form homolog: MHATALVLSILSDEAAATLMLEKKESVRVEQALTLEASLFYIKEFTDVDSAMINALIERWWPETHTFHFPVGECAVTLEDMAIILGLPTNSLPVTGPTMSSFEALEAECLHQFGVAPRKTDCRGSFIKLTWFRGLKDCIMLNDDVHIQMATHVDCKEMDGPLILLLTWAWIRLPFLAPIPGNPRVFPITNRWRNWDRENYAYRYKTLPHYRRLLDDLQERQFVWQAYGIGNIDPDMIPLDIRHNSVIWSATVPLISFECIEWHASDRVRRQFGLRQGVPNQERDLGASHGEVLTGPKNQDLANTHSFWVM; this comes from the exons ATGCATGCAACAGCCTTGGTCCTCTCTATCCTCTCTGATGAAGCTGCTGCTACTCTGATGTTGGAGAAGAAAGAAAGTGTGAGGGTTGAACAAGCTTTaaccttggaagcttcactcTTCTATATTAAAG AGTTCACGGATGTTGAT TCAGCAATGATTAATGCTCTGATTGAGAGATGGTGGCCTGAGACTCACACATTTCATTTTCCGGTTGGTGAGTGTGCCGTGACCTTGGAGGATATGGCGATAATTCTCGGTCTGCCGACAAATAGTCTTCCGGTTACAGGACCGACCATGAGCAGTTTTGAGGCATTGGAAGCCGAGTGCTTGCACCAATTTGGAGTTGCGCCGAGGAAGACGGACTGTAGAGGGAGCTTTATAAAATTAACATGGTTTAGGGGTTTGAAAGATTGTATAATGTTGAATGATGATGTGCACATTCAGAT GGCAACTCATGTCGACTGCAAGGAGATGGACGGTCCACTGATACTGTTGCTCACTTGGGCTTGGATCCGGCTACCATTTCTAGCGCCGATCCCCGGCAATCCCCGAGTGTTTCCAATTACAAACAG ATGGCGTAACTGGGACCGTGAAAACTATGCCTACCGATATAAAACGCTTCCGCACTACAGGAGGTTGTTGGATGATCTACAAGAAAGACAG TTTGTTTGGCAAGCTTATGGCATTGGAAACATCGACCCAGACATGATTCCTTTAGACATCCGTCATAATTCGGTTATCTGGAGTGCCACAGTGCCACTTATATCTTTTGAATGCATCGAGTGGCATGCATCTGATAGAGTCAGGAGGCAATTTGGATTGAGACAGGGTGTTCCTAATCAAGAGCGGGATCTAGGTGCATCACACGGCGAAGTTCTAACTGGGCCTAAGAATCAAGATTTGGCCAATACCCACTCTTTTTGGGTGATGTAG